In Cryptococcus neoformans var. neoformans JEC21 chromosome 5 sequence, one genomic interval encodes:
- a CDS encoding rRNA processing-related protein, putative — MAQKKDSQVSKDKSSKKTQNESSSTAPRPAPAFTSTLQNDETDFPRGGGSSLTAFEFKQVREEGRREAENEAKHQASKGEKRKRQMSDRQAKRLKKNEDAKKKEERDKDNIRVEILNYKRLVPGTHVLARVHTILPLHLILSLPNNLLAHVPITEISNTLTQLLTAEEAMAVDEGEEESDDESSAPDLAQLFVPGQYVHAKVLTLYPTASQSFISQYPITETTKLASRVELTLIPEKVNSEVAKKDLETGYFLVGEVKSEEDKGWIVGVGLNTQGGSSVEGFVSKDEVAKFVPAQALIPGQLLPATISSIAAGGRVAHLSLNQQDITRSQISEVSTVGSIVPGHSVNALITAVVPSGLNVKVAGFFDGTIDLAHLPLGEDDIENKYKIGKKIRARVIYDNLAANPHSFALSALPHVLNFTSPTQEGDNTPLELAIPIGKVYQSVKVTRVLNDWGVMVRTQDGLEGFVHISHLADERIPVLSNATPQFKAGTLHRARVIGHSPMDGVLLLSFEQSVLSQLFMQVDELKVGQQLKGTIRRLTDKMLFVNVHGNVDGIVHPTHYADIRLKHPQKRFKPEGSVKARVLYLEPTRNRVVLTLKKTFLESDLAVPQGFEDLKVGEVTLGSVLKIVDKGVIVELFAGLKAFMPHSECSQTHIKNLSEAFYIGKPLTVRVITVDASASRIVVSAKQAAPTAPATAAEKLEVGEAVSGTVSQVHTEQVVVKLDGNGLTALLSLSNLSNQRHTGIEELRRSLKEGEKIDDLVVVSKNPVSGLIIVNIKKTITAKKEKAKKEDKAPSGISAHVKAIDAIEVGQIITGTVQEQTSQGYMVQLPNNLRGRVHPCDSSDDLALAAGHGPLTVGEEVKCYVLDVNRSKRAIDLSTRLSRVQGKENVVDREINTVDDLKEGESVRGLVKNIAGHGVFVSLGRNVTARIMIKELFDEYVKDWKSRFEINQLVSGKILSINPGSNSIEMTLRKNPSKSAKKTALLSLSDFEEGQKVVAVVRKVEAYGMFLKIEGSNVSGLCHKSEITDNRKADVAQALKGFREGDQVKAKIVSIDTEKGKISFGIKASYFGEEFEGGEKSEDEDDEVDEENDERFNEGDQEMESDAGESGEGQEHEDEEALEIDGGEEEATSDEEDNAPQNFKPAPKTALNLGAGFDWTGEAPAAAPESDDESDSDEEAVAPAKSKGKSKAVDLTATAPSSRPSSTGEYERALLASPNSSFLWIQYMSFHLQLHEIEKARKIGRQALEKISYREEEEKLNVWMALINLEIAFGTVSATEKVFEEAAQYNDKRTVYMRYAEALQVAGKDEALEELFKKIVKKFSAYPESWTRFAEFYLNKGDVEAARALLPRSMKSLDKSKHVETIEKMALLEFKQGDAERGKTLFEGLVDRFPKRLDLWGVYIDQVAKVGDIQGVRGLMDRALEQKLTSKKAKFLFKKWLTIEQRIGDAAGQDKAKTRAREWVEANAKKPAQDEEEDSNDEE, encoded by the exons ATGGCACAGAAGAAGGACTCTCAAGTATCCAAAGATAAATCCTCCAAAAAGACGCAAAACGAGAGCTCATCAACAGCTCCCAGACCAGCCCCAGCCTTCACATCGACTCTCCAAAACGATGAGACCGACTTTCCTCGAGGCGGCGGTTCCAGTTTGACAGCGTTCGAATTCAAACAAgtcagagaagaaggaagaagagaagctgAAAATGAGGCCAAGCACCAGGCTTCcaagggcgagaagagaaaaaggcagATGAGCGACAGACAAGCcaagaggttgaagaagaacgaagatgcgaagaagaaggaggagcggGATAAGGACAATATTC GTGTCGAGATCCTCAATTACAAG CGATTAGTCCCTGGCACTCACGTCCTCGCTCGTGTCCACACTATTTTGCCTCTCCATCTTattctttcccttcccaatAACCTTCTCGCTCACGTACCTATCACCGAGATCTCTAACACGTTAACCCAGCTTCTCACTGCCGAAGAAGCCATGGCTGTGGacgaaggtgaagaagaatccGACGACGAGTCTTCCGCACCCGACCTTGCTCAGCTGTTTGTTCCTGGACAATATGTCCATGCAAAGGTTCTTACTCTTTACCCGACCGCTAGTCAGTCATTCATCTCTCAATACCCTATCACGGAGACCACCAAACTCGCTTCTCGTGTGGAATTGACTCTCATCCCTGAAAAAGTCAACTCAGAGGTTGCTAAAAAGGATCTCGAGACCGGCTACTTCCTGGTAGGTGAAGTTAAATCTGAGGAAGACAAGGGATGGATAGTGGGTGTTGGCTTGAATACTCAGGGCGGATCTTCCGTTGAAGGTTTCGTTTCTAAAGACGAAGTGGCCAAATTTGTCCCCGCCCAGGCCCTCATCCCCGGTCAACTCCTTCCCGccaccatctcttctaTTGCGGCTGGAGGCCGTGTTGCCCACCTTTCCTTGAACCAGCAAGATATCACTCGTTCACAGATCAGCGAAGTGTCCACTGTCGGTTCTATCGTTCCTGGCCACTCAGTAAATGCTTTGATCACCGCGGTGGTTCCTTCTGGTTTGAATGTCAAAGTTGCTGGTTTCTTCGACGGTACTATCGACCttgctcatcttcctcttggagaagatgacatTGAGAACAAGTACAAGATCGGTAAGAAGATCCGCGCTCGAGTCATATATGATAATCTCGCCGCCAATCCCCATTCTTTCGCTCTTTCAGCCCTTCCTCATGTCTTGAACTTTACCAGCCCTACCCAAGAGGGCGACAATACTCCTCTCGAACTCGCTATCCCCATCGGTAAAGTGTATCAAAGCGTTAAGGTCACTAGGGTTTTAAATGACTGGGGTGTCATGGTCAGGACTCAGGATGGTTTGGAAGGCTTTGTCCATATCAGCCACTTGGCCGATGAGCGTATCCCTGTGCTTTCTAACGCCACCCCTCAATTCAAAGCCGGTACCCTGCACCGAGCTCGTGTCATTGGTCACTCTCCCATGGATGGTGTGCTTCTCCTCTCATTTGAACAATCTGTCCTTTCTCAACTTTTCATGCAAGTCGACGAGCTCAAGGTCGGTCAGCAATTGAAGGGTACTATTCGTCGATTAACCGATAAGATGTTGTTCGTCAACGTCCATGGCAATGTCGATGGTATCGTTCACCCCACTCATTACGCCGACATCAGATTGAAACACCCCCAAAAAAGGTTTAAGCCAGAAGGTTCTGTCAAGGCTCGTGTTCTCTACCTCGAGCCCACCAGGAACAGAGTTGTCTTAACTTTGAAAAAGACCTTCCTCGAGTCAGATTTGGCAGTCCCTCAGGGCTTTGAAGATCTGAAGGTTGGAGAAGTAACCCTTGGATCCGTGTTGAAAATCGTCGATAAGGGTGTCATTGTAGAGTTGTTCGCTGGTTTGAAGGCCTTCATGCCCCATTCAGAGTGCAG TCAAACTCACATCAAAAATCTTTCTGAGGCGTTCTACATTGGCAAGCCCCTCACCGTCCGTGTCATCACCGTGGACGCCTCTGCTTCTCGGATTGTTGTCTCTGCCAAGCAAGCTGCTCCTACTGCACCCGCAACTGCTGCTGAGAAGCTTGAGGTTGGCGAGGCCGTCTCTGGTACCGTCTCTCAAGTTCACACTGAGCAAGTCGTCGTGAAGCTTGATGGCAACGGTTTGACTGCATTGTTGAGTTTAAGCAACTTGAGTAACCAGAGGCATACAGGCATTGAGGAGCTCCGAAGAAGTCtcaaggaaggggagaagattgatgaCTTGGTTGTCGTGTCCAAGAATCCCGTCTCTGGTTTGATCATTGTTAACATCAAGAAGACTATTACtgcgaagaaggagaaggcgaagaaggaggacaaAGCTCCGTCTGGTATTTCGGCGCATGTCAAGGCTATTGATGCAATTGAAGTTGGGCAGATCATCACCGGAACCGTTCAAGAACAAACTTCTCAGGGATACATGGTCCAGCTTCCCAACAACCTTCGTGGCCGTGTCCACCCCTGCGACTCCTCTGACgacctcgccctcgccgcCGGCCATGGCCCTCTCACAGTTGGCGAAGAGGTCAAGTGTTATGTGCTTGATGTCAATAGGTCTAAGCGCGCCATTGACCTCTCTACACGTCTTTCTCGAGTGCAAGGCAAGGAAAACGTAGTTGACAGGGAAATCAACACCGTGGATGACTTAAAAGAAGGTGAGAGCGTTAGAGGTTTGGTCAAGAACATTGCTGGACACGGAGTCTTTGTTTCTTTGGGAAGGAATGTTACCGCGAGAATCATGATCAAGGAACTCTTTGATGAA TATGTCAAGGATTGGAAATCTCGTTTCGAAATCAACCAACTCGTCTCTGGCAAGATTCTTTCCATCAATCCCGGATCCAACTCTATCGAGATGACCCTCCGTAAAAACCCTTCAAAATCTGCGAAGAAGACCGCTttgctttctctttccgATTTTGAAGAGGGTCAAAAAGTCGTTGCTGTTGTAAGGAAGGTCGAAGCTTATGGGATGTTTTTAAAGATCGAAGGTTCAAACGTTAGTGGATTGTGCCATAAGAGTGAAATCACAGACAACAGGAAGGCGGATGTTGCACAGGCCCTCAAGGGCTTCAGAGAGGGTGATCAGGTGAAGGCTAAGATTGTCTCTATTGATacggagaagggaaagatcTCGTTCGGCATCAAGGCGAGCTATTTTGGTGAAGAGTTcgaaggtggagagaagagcgaagacgaagatgatgaggtcGACGAAGAGAATGATGAGCGGTTCAATGAAGGGGAtcaagagatggaaagtgaCGCCGGAGAATCGGGAGAAGGACAGGAacatgaggatgaggaggcaCTGGAAattgatggaggagaagaagaggcaacgtccgacgaagaagataacGCCCCCCAGAACTTTAAGCCCGCTCCTAAAACTGCTTTGAACCTTGGTGCCGGTTTCGATTGGACCGGTGAAGCTCCCGCTGCTGCCCCTGAATCAGACGATGAGTCTGAttctgatgaagaggctgtTGCTCCTGCCAAATCCAAGGGCAAATCAAAAGCTGTTGACCTTACTGCTACCGCTCCTTCTTCTAGGCCTTCATCCACAGGAGAATATGAGCGTGCTCTCCTTGCTTCCCCCaattcctccttcctctggATTCAGTACATGTCTTTCCACCTTCAGCTTCATGAGATTGAGAAAGCAAGGAAAATTGGCAGGCAAGCTTTGGAGAAAATCTCGTaccgagaagaagaggagaaacTGAATGTTTGGATGGCCCTGATCAATTTGGAGATCGCTTTCGGGACCGTGTCTGCAACTGAGAAGGTATTCGAAGAGGCGGCTCAATATAACGATAAACGGACGGTGTACATGCGATATGCTGAGGCTTTGCAAGTAGccggaaaggatgaa GCGCTTGAGGAACTCTTCAAGAAGATTGTCAAGAAGTTCTCTGCCTACCCTGAATCCTGGACTCGTTTTGCTGAATTCTACCTCAACAAAGGTGATGTAGAAGCGGCTCGAGCACTTTTACCAAGGAGCATGAAGTCGCTCGACAAGTCTAAGC ATGTCGAGACCATCGAAAAAATGGCTCTCCTCGAATTCAAGCAAGGTGACGCAGAGCGAGGCAAGACTCTTTTCGAAGGGCTTGTTGACAGATTCCCCAAACGTCTCGATCTCTGGGGTGTCTATATCGATCAAGTTGCTAAAGTGGGAGATATCCAAGGTGTGAGAGGCTTGATGGACAGAGCTCTTGAGCAAAAGTTGACTAGCAAGAAAGCCAA GTTCCTGTTCAAGAAGTGGTTGACTATCGAACAGAGAATAGGCGATGCGGCTGGTCAGGACAAGGCGAAAACAAGGGCGAGAGAGTGGGTCGAAGCTAATGCCAAGAAGCCTGCccaagatgaggaagaagatagtAATGATGAGGAATAA
- a CDS encoding copper chaperone, putative, which produces MAAPGTIITSTPGAVPAGPAYQYSVKMTCTGCSGAINRVLGKNITAPNAYHISLPKQLVLVWGPSLPPFETVTEKIAKTGKTINAKEVIEDASTLPPLEAAA; this is translated from the exons ATGGCTGCT CCTGGAACCATCATCACTTCTACCCCCGGCGCTGTTCCTGCGGGTCCCGCTTACCAATACAGCGTCAAGATGACTTGTACTGGATGCTCCGGTGCCATCAACAGGGTCTTGGGGAAAAATATTACTGCTC CCAATGCCTACCATATTTCCCTTCCCAAGCAGCTTGTTCTCGTCTGGGGTCCTTCATTACCTCCTTTTGAGACTGTCACAGAGAAGATTGCCAAGACGGGGAAGACCATTAACGCCAAGGAGGTCATTGAGGACGCTAGCACGTTGCCCCCGCTCGAGGCTGCTGCCTAG
- a CDS encoding thiol oxidase, putative, producing the protein MLGPLVHIPRILRLALLCAFIVIVPTLYLLYPSEERLPAPGEWQAGGIDSEHWREPVKPDFARYEHEEGRAWGEELLTQKDASVAMDDDVIHGGVIMPKLGNATAKAELGRAAWRVLHLMTLRYPDEPTEDDRLALKSYFHLFSRLYPCGECAQEFQKLLKEYPPQTSSRKSASLWLCHVHNQVNARLGKPEFDCLTLDETYDCGCGDDADTSSSVSIASSPSSAATDFSDANDVNVVKAMTEAVDDPTILSRGGAALQGEFEVVASGEGVGLSAEEVDEERLLEKEEREIISQEQVGVHEWRKSQIVKEEEWEKEKANHGLD; encoded by the exons ATGCTTGGTCCTCTGGTTCATATCCCTCGAATACTGCGTCTTGCCCTCCTCTGTGCTTTTATCGTAATAGTGCCGACCCTCTACCTTCTCTATCCGTCCGAAGAGCGCCTACCCGCTCCAGGAGAATGGCAAGCAGGAGGAATAGATAGCGAACATTGGCGAGAACCGGTGAAGCCGGATTTCGCAAGATATGAGCATGAAGAGGGGCGGGCATGGGGAGAGGAACTATTGACTCAAAAAGATGCGAGTGTGGCtatggatgatgacgtGATTCACGGCGGCGTGATCATGCCCAAGCTGGGAAATGCCACTGCCAA GGCTGAGCTGGGAAGAGCGGCCTGGAGAGTGCTGCACCTCATGACACTTCGCTATCCCGAT GAACCGACTGAAGACGATCGTCTAGCCCTTAAATCCTACTttcatcttttctctcGTCTTTATCCTTGTGGAGAATGTGCTCAAGAGTTCCAAAAGCTATTGAAAGAATATCCCCCTCAA ACGTCTTCCAGAAAGTCTGCTAGTCTCTGGCTTTGTCATGTGCATAATCAAGTAAATGCTCGTTTAGGCAAGCCGGAGTTTGACTGTCTCACGTTAGACGAAACATATGACTGCGGCTGCGGGGACGACGCAGACACGTCTAGCTCTGTTTCGATCGCATCTTCGCCGTCTTCTGCAGCCACCGATTTCTCTGACGCCAACGACGTTAATGTCGTCAAGGCCATGACTGAGGCTGTTGATGACCCTACCATCCTTAGTCGCGGAGGTGCAGCTTTGCAAGGAGAGTTTGAAGTGGTGGCATCTGGAGAAGGTGTGGGTCTTTCTGCCGAAGAAGTCGACGAAGAAAGATtactggagaaggaagagcgtGAGATTATAAGTCAGGAGCAGGTGGGAGTCCATGAATGGAGAAAGAGTCAGATCgtaaaggaagaagagtgggaaaaagaaaaggccAACCATGGTCTCGATTGA
- a CDS encoding cytoplasm protein, putative → MVPQPEPVFSTSSSPESSNLPSSDSHPSVYSLQSHYTETGEGTEVSDGDSPPAENLSNEEEKGNNSIGGKKAPEIFVDEGEDEVETGTLQDEYRAKPSYPPPKKPLTPYQLARIAGTFGIVVPSLPHPPPTPVSSAPCEVSLSPSTSQIERQSPLRSSYHAQRHSPFLLSVIPPLMLLPTAAVALTPLEIRKRERKWRRGTLMPLQPTLGGMLLCIAREYGLPSTSGIHVYLVLNSLGSLPRSSDPPTFSDRGEESDDEPDGPRVSSQTWSTLFSTYLVQSSAASNTSRAPTPYQTPVKNGEREVPFFTSPLGQRGNFAKAAPKGHKQSLSLSTLAPVSHKTGHSMDSTVTDIPLASTPLMPLTPSTPSMSPFTNPIVGTIEFDIDLEEATWYESWKKKGGGRRWKKSLREEEALESGKKELGLVKKMEATENEQEQKPQFLKELEAARVPSPAPSNEPVSEYMFLEEDESQSTSTGQESDTVLEHDAEISNVVKLLDAQGVKREDLLQSPIQLGWSNERSPDIGPSPVVRRVQEVLDKRWSGLVMSEQLDDLEKIMRRLSPREIHLTSPRYMTPRTAQRIASHDINEDLPKMSNARDLGRSPLAPVAELRTPSMDVNSDSGSDYGDEETHETYETRESMSSRDEEMEDGRPTPQNRQDAWPTLPRHSPASLNDSNLSSFFHHPNFSAPRTNQSPSSETLKRMEEANEPSKPAESREWVPRRPARPPSPRLEQNGTLSHALPDEYVDILKSPRSPPPTGRASPSTRSFMSPGQEDGRKRSGVGALKGLRHQMSAVNLKWRSESSQGQMTSPAAPSGAGLTSPAEFGILSEDADHLSPENESRSSSLPLPPKVASKFASRILHPTFAFRRNEDSSSSKPGHGRRHPSHDGPIQISEISSPIPSTFRHTRSGSLASTLPESAILPSHSIQAVHSRQGSLPHATPRQPSHFPHQPQTPTTPASPASPRSVRRKPVPSMSNSGSTTKDATLSVNMGGPGEGIKSSLSLGSVASFVLEDPPKGKRGLGLAM, encoded by the exons ATGGTTCCCCAACCAGAACCCGTCTTCTCAACATCATCCAGCCCGGAATCGTCAAATCTACCAAGCTCAGACTCTCATCCTTCGGTCTATTCGCTGCAAAGCCATTATACGGAGACCGGCGAGGGCACAGAGGTCAGCGATGGTGATTCCCCACCGGCTGAAAATTTGAGTaacgaggaggaaaaagggaaCAACAGCATCGGTGGAAAAAAAGCGCCTGAAATCTTcgttgatgaaggtgaagatgaagttgaGACAGGAACTCTTCAAGATGAATATCGGGCAAAACCGTCTTATCCACCACCAAAAAAACCATTAACTCCCTACCAGCTAGCCCGAATAGCCGGCACGTTTGGTATCGTTGTTCCCAgtcttccccatccaccgCCGACTCCAGTGTCCTCAGCTCCTTGCGAAGTCTCGTTGTCGCCATCAACATCTCAAATAGAAAGACAATCTCCTTTGCGGTCATCTTATCACGCACAGCGCCATTCGCCTTTTCTACTATCGGTCATACCACCTTTAATGCTTCTACCAACCGCGGCTGTTGCACTTACTCCCCTAGAAATTAGAAAACGAGAGAGAAAATGGCGTAGAGGCACTTTAATGCCCCTCCAACCTACATTGGGTGGGATGTTGCTGTGTATCGCGCGAGAATATGGTCTGCCATCAACAAGCGGAATTCACGTATATCTCGTCCTCAACTCTCTTGGCTCCCTACCCAGAAGCTCCGATCCTCCTACTTTTTCGGAcaggggagaggagagcgaCGACGAGCCCGATGGCCCTCGTGTATCGAGTCAAACTTGGTCAaccctcttctcaacctACCTAGTCCAAAGTTCTGCCGCTAGTAACACTTCACGTGCGCCTACGCCTTACCAAACGCCTGTCAAGAatggagaaagggaagtGCCATTCTTTACTAGTCCCCTTGGCCAGCGTGGAAATTTTGCAAAAGCTGCGCCGAAAGGACATAAACAAAGCTTGTCGTTGTCTACTCTTGCTCCTGTCTCTCATAAAACGGGTCATTCCATGGACTCTACCGTCACAGACATCCCCCTTGCATCAACACCCCTCATGCCTCTCACCCCATCCACACCATCAATGTCACCCTTCACAAACCCGATCGTTGGCACCATAGAGTTTGACATTGATCTCGAAGAAGCTACATGGTACGAATcatggaaaaagaagggcgGCGgtagaagatggaagaaatctttgagggaagaggaggcactcgagagtgggaagaaggagctgGGTTTAGTCAAAAAAATGGAGGCAACTGAGAACGAGCAGGAACAAAAACCACAATTCCTCAAAGAGTTGGAAGCCGCAAGAGTTCCTAGTCCTGCTCCCTCAAATGAGCCTGTTTCTGAGTACATGTTCcttgaggaggacgagTCGCAAAGTACAAGTACTGGTCAAGAGTCAGATACCGTACTCGAACACGACGCAGAGATCTCAAATGTGGTCAAATTACTCGATGCGCAAGGGGTCAAACGTGAAGACCTTTTGCAGAGCCCTATCCAGCTGGGTTGGAGCAATGAGCGCAGTCCGGACATTGGGCCGAGTCCTGTTGTAAGAAGAGTCCAGGAGGTTTTGGATAAGAGGTGGAGTGGATTAGTCATGTCAGAACAGCTCGATGATCTTGAAAAGA TTATGAGACGACTTTCTCCTCGGGAGATCCACTTGACGTCACCACGATATATGACGCCTCGTACCGCCCAAAGAATCGCTAGTCACGACATTAATGAAGATCTTCCCAAGATGTCAAACGCAAGGGATTTGGGTCGAAGTCCATTAGCACCTGTGGCAGAGTTGCGAACACCCAGCATGGACGTTAATTCAGATTCCGGGTCCGATtatggagatgaggagacCCATGAGACGTATGAGACACGCGAAAGTATGTCATCacgagatgaagaaatggaagacgGGCGACCTACGCCCCAAAACCGTCAAGACGCTTGGCCCACGTTGCCCCGCCATTCCCCCGCCTCGCTTAACGATTCTAatctttcttcatttttccATCACCCCAACTTCTCTGCACCTCGTACCAATCAGTCGCCCTCCTCGGAGACTCTTAAGCGTATGGAGGAAGCCAACGAACCTTCCAAGCCAGCCGAAAGTCGAGAATGGGTTCCTCGCCGTCCCGCTCGACCACCTAGCCCAAGGCTTGAGCAGAATGGAACTCTGTCTCACGCTTTGCCGGACGAGTATGTTGATATTCTCAAATCTCCTCGCTCACCCCCACCAACTGGCCGGGCAAGCCCTTCGACAAGATCGTTTATGTCTCcaggccaagaagatgggaggaagaggagtggGGTTGGTGCGCTGAAGGGTTTGAGGCACCAGATGAGTGCTGTAAATCTCAAATGGCGATCCGAATCCAGCCAAGGTCAAATGACATCGCCCGCTGCGCCCAGCGGTGCTGGTTTGACTTCGCCTGCCGAGTTTGGTATCCTTTCTGAAGATGCTGATCATCTTTCACCTGAAAATGAATCACGCTCGTCCAGCCTTCCATTACCACCCAAGGTGGCCAGTAAATTCGCCAGCCGTATCCTCCACCCTACCTTTGCCTTCCGTCGCAACGAAgattcctcctcgtccaagCCTGGGCATGGTAGACGCCATCCATCGCATGACGGGCCGATTCAAATATCGGAAATTTCAAGCCCGATTCCGTCAACATTCAGACATACCAGGAGCGGATCGTTGGCATCAACACTGCCCGAGAGCGCAATATTACCGTCGCATTCTATACAGGCCGTCCATTCAAGGCAGGGCTCCTTGCCTCACGCTACCCCTCGTCAACCGTCACactttcctcatcaacctcaaacACCCACTACCCCAGCTAGCCCCGCCAGCCCACGTAGTGTGAGAAGAAAGCCTGTCCCCAGCATGAGCAATAGCGGAAGTACTACGAAAGATGCTACTTTGAGTGTGAATATGGGCGGtccaggagaaggaataAAAAGCAGTCTGAGTTTGGGAAGTGTAGCCAGTTTTGTTTTAGAGGATCCGCccaagggaaagagaggattAGGCTTGGCAATGTAA
- a CDS encoding cytoplasm protein, putative: MPKMRFADIAVNLTDPMFQGKYGGRKKHEADVKAVIERAKAKGVEKILITGTSLKESKDALEMAKEFDLQCSAGVHPTSTCEMDKHPCGAEGYLKELTDLIDQDLGEGGSKRIISIGEIGLDYDRLHYSPQKTQLAHLPELLLLQKKYRLPLFLHSRTSGSHTDLMRIMKEIGWTTEWGGGVAHSFTGTAEEMTELVNMGLHIGVNGCSLKTADNLEVIKQIPLDRLLLETDAPWCTPTASHASAAYVPPKDSHLAVQKVSKADKWKEGLGVKGRMEPAEIGIIAHVVASVKGIPIEELAEQIWQNTIKLFYPHEINRSR; encoded by the exons ATGCCCAAGATGCGGTTCGCGG ACATCGCAGTGAATCTCACGGATCCCATGTTTCAAGGCAAATATGGCGGACGAAAGAAACATGAAGCCGATGTTAAGGCCGTTATCGAGAGAGCTAAGGCCAAGGGCGTTGAAAAGATTCTAATTACCGGCACGAGCTTGAAGGAGTCCAAAGATGCATTGGAGATGGCTAAGGAGTTTG ATCTGCAGTGCTCTGCCGGTGTTCACCCAACTTCGACCTGCGAAATGGATAAGCACCCTTGTGGTGCTGAAGGATATCTCAAGGAGTTGACCGATCTCATCGATCAAGACCTTGGCGAAGGAGGTTCCAAAAGAATTATATCTATTGGTGAAATAGGTCTAG ATTACGACAGGCTTCACTATTCCCCTCAAAAAACTCAGCTTGCCCATCTTCCAGaactcctccttctccaaaagAAGTATCGactccctctctttctGCACTCTCGAACAAGTGGGTCACATACTGATCTCATGAGGAtaatgaaggagattggCTGGACCACCGaatggggaggaggtgtcGCCCATAGTTTTACGGGGACTGCGGAGGAGATGACGGAGCTG GTGAACATGGGCCTTCACATTGGCGTGAATGGCTGCTCTCTCAAGACGGCTGACAATCTCGAAGTCATCAAGCAAATACCTCTTGACAGGCTTCTATTGGAGACCG ATGCTCCCTGGTGCACTCCCACAGCATCTCACGCTTCTGCCGCCTACGTCCCTCCCAAAGACTCCCATCTAGCTGTTCAAAAAGTCAGCAAAGCTGATaagtggaaggaggggTTGGGTGTaaagggaagaatggaacCTGCCGAG ATTGGCATAATTGCCCATGTTGTTGCCTCTGTCAAAGGAATACCCATAGAGGAGTTGGCCGAGCAAATATGGCAAAACACAATCAAGCTCTTCTATCCCCATGAGATTAACAGATCACGATAG